DNA from Asanoa sp. WMMD1127:
CTACAAGGGCTTGGCGGAAGGAGCGGGATTCGAACCCGCGCCGGGGATTTAGCCGGTCCGCATTAGCACTGCGGCGCCTTGGACCGCTCGGCCATCCTTCCGCGTGCGGTGACGGCGGGATTCGAACCCGCGACCTCTTCCGTGACAAGGAAGCGCCCTGGACCTGACTGGGCGACGCCACCCTCGTACCCGCGAAGGGATTCGAACCCCTAACCTCCCGGCCCTGAACCGGGCGCCTCTGCCAATTGGGCTACGCGGGCGTGCGAGCCACCGCTCGGATTCGAACCGAGGACATTTCGCTTACGAGGCGAACGCTCTGGCCAACTGAGCTACGGCGGCAGGTGTTGCTACTCGAGGTCGTACACCGTGACCCGGATGTCGCGGCTGCTGAGCTCCTCGATGATGATCGGCTCTATCTCTTCCCAGCGACCGCCGGCGAGGCCGGCGCCGATGCGTGGCATGTGGACGGACGCGCCCAGCCGGGCCGCCGTGTCGGCCAGGGTGGCCAGGCACTGGCGCAGCGCGTCGTAGCGGATCGGTGGCCGACCGCCGGAGCGACGCAGGCCGTGCTGGCCGACCATGTTGGCGACCCACAGGTCGGCCGCGACCTCGACCACCTGCGTCTCGCCGAGGCCCGCGCCACCGGCACGGTGCCAGTCGCGGTAGGCCCGTTCGGGCTCCGGCCAGCGGCGGGACACGGCGACGACGAACCCGCGGCCCCAGCCGCCGATGTCGTTGCAGACGTGCGCGATGATCTTCGGTCCGGCGCCGCGTGGGGCGGTCGCGTCGCCGACGGCGTACTCGATCGGTGTCATCCTTCGATGATCGCGTGCCCTCGGCGCGATTCGAACGCGCACCACACGGCCCCTCAGACCGTTGCCTCTTCCGTTGGGCTACGAGGGCGTCGTTGCGATCCCGGACAAGGATTCGAACCTCGATCTGCTGGGCCAGAACCAGCCGTCCTGCCGTTGGACGATCCGGGAGAGTGGGTCGGCGAGAGGGAGACTCGCCGACCCGAATCAGCGCAGGGTCAGCGACGCCCACGAGGGGGTCGTCGGCTTGTGCCGCAGGGTCATCCCGGCTTCGGCCGGGGTGCGGTCGCCCTTGCGCTGGTTGCAGCCGTCACAGGCCGCGGTGGTGTTGGTCCAGGTGTTCCGGCCGCCGCGGGAGCGCGGCAGGATGTGGTCGACGGTGCTCGCGTGCCCGCCGCAGTAGCCGCAGGCCCGGCCGTCACGGACCAGGACACCGGACCGGGACCACGCGGGTACGGCGCTGTAGCGCCACTTCGTGACCACGTAACGGACGAGCCGCACGACCGTCGGCACCGGGTAGACGCCGATCAGCCGGTCGGGCCGGGACTCGTGGACCTCGGCGACCTGGCGCACGAGCATCCGCACGGCGTGCCGCAAACTGACCCGGTGGAGCGGGCCGAGGTCGGCGTTGATGACCAGCACGTCCACCGGATCCTCCTTTCGTCTGTCGTTGAAACGGTGAGCGGATGACCGGGTTCGAACCGGCGACCTGCACCTTGGCAAGGTGCCGCGCTGCCAACTGCGCCACATCCGCGGGTACGCCCGAGGGCGTCGTGCCGAGAGCGGGACTCGAACCCGCAACCACGGAGGTTTGAGCTCCGCGCCTCTCCCGATTGGGCCACCTCGGCCGGCGACAAACCACTCCCGTAGGCCGTAGGGGGCTCGAACCCCTGATCTCCGCGCTGAGAACGCGGCGAGCTTTCCAGCTGCTCCGACGGCCCGAAGTCGGGAACCGGGGAGTCGAACCCCGCGCTTCCTGCTCCCAAAGCAGGTCCGGTCACCGAGCCGGTCGTTCCCGATGGTCCTGGCCGCACAGAAAGAGTGCGGGCAGGACCGACAAATGCCATCCACTGTGGAATTCTCAAATCACAAGCCCAACCGCGCCCATAGGCACGGTAGGAGAGCAGGGGTGACAGGACTCGAACCTGCAACCGTCGGATTTGGAAGCCGGTGCGCTACCAATTGCGCCACACCCCTGTGTGGCGAAACGAAAAAAGACGCCGCCCGGTCCCTTGCGGGTGGGCGGCGTCGGCGCTTCAGAAAGAAAGCGCTACGTCAGCCACCGTCCCGCGTGGGCCGGCTTTTCATTGGCGGACAGATAATCGGGTCGCCCGACGCCGGGCATGCCCGCGAGCCCGCGCGGCGTGAACCGCTGCGGTCGCGATAGCTGCTGCCACAACATCGGGATCTCCTTGGTCGTCGGTGTGTCTGTATCAAAGGTAGGCCGGAACATCAGGCGGGGCAACAGATTAACGAGAACTATTCGTTGTGCAGCACCTCGGCAATGCGCAGCCGGGCCGCCCCGCGGGCCGGCAGCAGCGCGCCGAGCAGCGCGATCACCACGCCGGCAACCGCCAGCAGCGCCACCGTCGGCACCTGCCACACGTCGAGCACCGCGGGCGGAATTGCCACCCGCGCGGCGTCCGCGGTCATCGGCAGGATGAGCCGGTGCGCGACCATCCCCAGTGGAATGCCGATCAGCGCGCCCAGCACGCCGACCAGCGTCACCGAGGCCAGCACCATCGTCACGACCTGGCGCGGTGTCATGCCGATCGACTTGAGCATGCCGAGGTCGCGTCGGCGTTCCCGGACGTTGAGCACCACCGTGTTGAAGACGCCGACCGCGGCCACGGCGGAGAGCAGCAGCGCCAGCGCCGACGAGAACCCGACCACCGTCACCAGGTAGTCGCTCAGCTGCGCGCTGTCCCACACGTCCAGGCCGGGATCGGCGGCGAGCACGGCCCGCACGTACGCCGCGACGTCTCCGCCCTCGACCAGCTGCACCTGGTAGCGGACCTCGTGCGGCACCGCCACCCGGTCCGGCGCGAGGCCGGTCAGCACCCGCCAGTCCGTCAGGATGCCCTTCGGCCCGGACGGCCCGTCCATCACCTCGCCGACCACCTGCAGCCGGGCCGAGGCCGCGCCCATGCGCAGGGTCAGCCAGTCGCCGACGGCCAGACCACGGGCCCGCATCAGCTCCGCCGGTACGACGGTCTCCCCCGCACCGGTCATCCAACGGCCTTCGGTGAGCTCGTCCGCGTACCCCATGGTGGTGTAGTCGCCGCGCACGAAGTTGATGTTGAGCGGTTCGGTCTGCCCGTCGACCGACACCGGCAGGTTCAGGATCGCGCTGACCCGCGCCGCGTCGGGCAGGCTCCGCAGCAGGGCTTCGACCTCTCCGTCGGTGCGTTGGGTGACCACCGGCGGGCCGGCCGGGGTCACGCCGTCGGGGGTGAGCCGGATGCGGCCGTTCGACGGTTGCACCGCGATCTGCCCGTCGGAGCGGTCCTCGATCGTCGAGATCCGGACCAGCGTGTCGGCGAGGCCGGTCGCGAACGTCACGGTGGTCACCCCGAGCAGCACGGCGACGACGGTGAACGCGGTGCGCCCCGGCCGGGCGAACGGCAGCCCGAGTCCGAGGGAGATCGAGCGGGGCAGTCGCAGGCCGGCGAGGCGACCCTGCACCCGGGTGGCCCGGCCGGCCCGCGGCGCGCTGCCGGCGCTGATCGCTTCGGCGGCGGAGAGGCGGAAGGCCCGGACCGCGGGTACGAGCGCCGCCAGCAGGA
Protein-coding regions in this window:
- a CDS encoding macro domain-containing protein, which gives rise to MTPIEYAVGDATAPRGAGPKIIAHVCNDIGGWGRGFVVAVSRRWPEPERAYRDWHRAGGAGLGETQVVEVAADLWVANMVGQHGLRRSGGRPPIRYDALRQCLATLADTAARLGASVHMPRIGAGLAGGRWEEIEPIIIEELSSRDIRVTVYDLE
- a CDS encoding HNH endonuclease; translated protein: MDVLVINADLGPLHRVSLRHAVRMLVRQVAEVHESRPDRLIGVYPVPTVVRLVRYVVTKWRYSAVPAWSRSGVLVRDGRACGYCGGHASTVDHILPRSRGGRNTWTNTTAACDGCNQRKGDRTPAEAGMTLRHKPTTPSWASLTLR
- a CDS encoding FtsX-like permease family protein gives rise to the protein MSAVWRAARAAVRRRRVQTFVIGLVVLLSTTTIVVALALLSATSAPFDKAFARQAGPHAIAVFSPAVTVPAGGPGVAASAGPFGLATVQADRSVEPGPRGPMTVVGRSDPAGPVDKLDLWEGRWPAAPGEIVLNEPVQDPGEGPPRPSALTAGGTTFTIVGRAHSLVGSADAWVTPEQVAALGPTGSQLLYRFTGDVSTKEAVEARLATATAGLPTDALLATQPYIAVKESVSGDVGAYVPFLATFGVLGLVVGIVIVGNVVSGAVVSGYRHIGILKALGFAPRQVVAVYLLMVSVPAAVGAVLGTALGAVAAQPLLTEGFQGLGLDPGIGVGPAIWVAGLVGVPVVVLLAALVPAVRAFRLSAAEAISAGSAPRAGRATRVQGRLAGLRLPRSISLGLGLPFARPGRTAFTVVAVLLGVTTVTFATGLADTLVRISTIEDRSDGQIAVQPSNGRIRLTPDGVTPAGPPVVTQRTDGEVEALLRSLPDAARVSAILNLPVSVDGQTEPLNINFVRGDYTTMGYADELTEGRWMTGAGETVVPAELMRARGLAVGDWLTLRMGAASARLQVVGEVMDGPSGPKGILTDWRVLTGLAPDRVAVPHEVRYQVQLVEGGDVAAYVRAVLAADPGLDVWDSAQLSDYLVTVVGFSSALALLLSAVAAVGVFNTVVLNVRERRRDLGMLKSIGMTPRQVVTMVLASVTLVGVLGALIGIPLGMVAHRLILPMTADAARVAIPPAVLDVWQVPTVALLAVAGVVIALLGALLPARGAARLRIAEVLHNE